Proteins co-encoded in one Halorussus lipolyticus genomic window:
- a CDS encoding IucA/IucC family protein, which produces MTQNDTTQTATEIAESATLHSFLNCYLRETGDYEVVDDDAVPVPTHGRDEVARVPLPEQDTTVYAPLRYESPTDRHLFDLPAYYQQGDETLELDYVTLASLVTKELSTARDDTGNRDELLLRVIKSCKNVARFVDARRDDEEQLYGFDTTFRDAEQSLVFGHLLHPTPKSRQGIAPHESPTYAPEMEGSFSLHYFRADPDLVWQDSSLDGTVKIDTGDVASTSEWIKQSLRDDPTVSDEFVEKHVESDDVLIPLHPWQADYLLGQDHVQEQLGDGLESLGQVGREFSPTSSVRTLYAPDSPFMVKGSLNVKITNSKRTNKRPELDRAVGITDLLNTDLGDELDSKFPSFDVVRDPAAITLDIGEGDESGFEVVLRENAFRGDEGRNATPVVGLCQDKIAGDGSRLSEIIETLAEREDRSTDAVSRDWFRQYLEISLRPFMWLFLERGLGVEAHQQNSVVKLADGYPDEFYYRDNQGFYLPEAKYDEHDERVPGLGDRGENIVPDWISDERLRYYVVLNNMFGVINAFGTAGLVDERDLLELLRDELEYCRRFDAEWSSLLDGLLEDEALPCKANLLTRFHDMDELEGELENQSVYADVNNAIVTETKPEVTQR; this is translated from the coding sequence ATGACCCAGAACGACACCACCCAGACCGCGACCGAAATCGCAGAATCGGCGACCCTGCACAGCTTCCTCAACTGCTACCTCCGGGAGACCGGCGACTACGAAGTCGTGGACGACGACGCGGTTCCGGTCCCGACCCACGGCCGGGACGAGGTGGCTCGGGTCCCCCTGCCAGAGCAGGACACGACCGTCTACGCCCCGCTTCGCTACGAGTCGCCGACCGACCGTCACCTGTTCGACCTGCCGGCGTACTACCAGCAGGGCGACGAGACGCTCGAACTCGACTACGTGACGCTGGCCTCGCTGGTGACCAAGGAACTCTCCACCGCGCGCGACGATACCGGGAACCGCGACGAACTCCTCCTGCGGGTCATCAAGAGTTGCAAGAACGTTGCCCGGTTCGTGGACGCCCGCCGGGACGACGAGGAGCAACTCTACGGCTTCGACACCACTTTCCGGGACGCCGAGCAGTCGCTGGTCTTCGGCCACCTTCTGCACCCGACCCCCAAGAGCCGACAGGGCATCGCGCCCCACGAGTCGCCGACCTACGCCCCCGAGATGGAAGGGTCGTTCTCCCTGCACTACTTCCGGGCCGACCCCGACCTCGTGTGGCAGGACTCGTCGCTCGACGGCACCGTGAAAATCGACACGGGCGACGTGGCGTCCACCAGCGAGTGGATAAAACAGTCGCTCCGCGACGACCCCACCGTCTCCGACGAGTTCGTCGAGAAGCACGTCGAGAGCGACGACGTGCTGATTCCCCTCCACCCGTGGCAGGCCGACTACCTCCTCGGACAGGACCACGTGCAGGAGCAGTTGGGCGACGGCCTCGAATCGCTCGGGCAGGTCGGCCGGGAGTTCTCGCCGACCTCCTCGGTTCGGACCCTCTACGCGCCCGACTCGCCGTTCATGGTCAAGGGGTCGCTGAACGTCAAGATTACCAACTCCAAGCGGACGAACAAGCGCCCGGAACTCGACCGCGCGGTCGGCATCACCGACCTGCTGAACACCGACCTCGGCGACGAACTCGACTCGAAGTTCCCGAGTTTCGATGTCGTGCGCGACCCCGCCGCAATCACGCTCGACATCGGCGAGGGTGACGAATCCGGCTTCGAGGTCGTCCTGCGCGAGAACGCCTTCCGGGGTGACGAGGGCCGGAATGCCACGCCGGTCGTCGGCCTCTGTCAGGACAAAATCGCCGGAGACGGCTCCCGACTGAGCGAGATAATCGAGACCCTCGCCGAGCGCGAGGACCGAAGCACCGACGCCGTCAGTCGAGACTGGTTCCGCCAGTACCTCGAAATCTCGCTCCGGCCGTTCATGTGGCTGTTCCTCGAACGCGGACTGGGCGTCGAGGCCCACCAGCAGAACAGCGTCGTCAAACTGGCGGATGGCTACCCCGACGAGTTCTACTACCGGGACAATCAGGGCTTCTACCTCCCCGAGGCCAAGTACGACGAACACGACGAACGCGTGCCGGGCCTCGGCGACCGGGGCGAGAACATCGTCCCCGACTGGATTTCCGACGAGCGCCTGCGGTACTACGTCGTGCTGAACAACATGTTCGGCGTCATCAACGCCTTCGGGACGGCGGGCCTCGTGGACGAGCGCGACCTGCTCGAACTCCTGCGCGACGAGCTAGAGTACTGCCGCAGATTCGACGCCGAGTGGTCGTCGCTCCTCGACGGCCTGCTCGAAGACGAGGCCCTGCCCTGTAAGGCGAACCTCCTCACGCGGTTCCACGACATGGACGAACTGGAGGGCGAACTGGAGAACCAGTCGGTCTACGCCGACGTGAACAACGCCATCGTCACCGAGACCAAGCCGGAGGTGACTCAGCGATGA
- a CDS encoding GNAT family N-acetyltransferase has protein sequence MKGPGGVVAEPYDFQTYDDEIDKTVSFRPVEMSDLGMLHSWLNEEHVLPDWSLNDPLPKFQNTLEGKLADDHMTPYIGHLDHVPMSYFEAYWAIDDVIADYYDADPADQGFHMLLGPPEYLGHGYAESLMRAMLQMQFRHPETDRVVGEPDVRNETVHSILKRVGFEPRCEIEMDEKTALLMVCERERFEQEVLA, from the coding sequence ATGAAAGGCCCCGGCGGCGTCGTCGCCGAACCCTACGACTTCCAGACCTACGACGACGAGATAGACAAGACGGTATCGTTCCGGCCGGTCGAGATGTCGGACCTCGGGATGCTTCACTCGTGGCTCAACGAGGAACACGTCCTGCCCGACTGGTCGCTCAACGACCCGCTCCCCAAGTTCCAAAACACCCTCGAAGGGAAACTGGCCGACGACCACATGACGCCGTACATCGGCCACCTCGACCACGTGCCGATGAGCTACTTCGAGGCCTACTGGGCCATCGACGACGTAATCGCCGACTACTACGACGCCGACCCGGCCGACCAAGGATTCCACATGCTCCTCGGTCCGCCGGAGTATCTGGGCCACGGCTATGCCGAGTCGCTCATGCGGGCGATGCTCCAGATGCAGTTCCGCCACCCCGAGACCGACCGCGTGGTGGGCGAACCGGACGTGCGTAACGAGACGGTCCACAGCATCCTGAAACGAGTCGGTTTCGAGCCTCGCTGTGAGATAGAGATGGACGAGAAGACGGCCCTGCTGATGGTCTGTGAGCGCGAGCGGTTCGAGCAGGAGGTATTAGCATGA
- a CDS encoding lysine N(6)-hydroxylase/L-ornithine N(5)-oxygenase family protein: MSDRDETETIHDVLGVGLGPFNLGLAALLDGANRDGNTETDTEVDAVFLEQDEEFAWHEGMLIEGTTLEVPFLADLVTMADPTNPHSYLNYLRERDRLYEFYFYETFQIPRREYDDYLRWVAERLDSCRFSRRVEEVEWDDEDSCFTVTARNLDTDEKLTYRARNLALGIGSQPHVPEDLRGHPEQDVFHTSGYRSRRERCLDADSVTVVGSGQSAAEVFQDLLANQPEGDYRLDWLTRSDGFFPMEYSKLGLQHFTPEYEQYVYDLPQEVKDDLIPNQDLLYKGVDPETSAEIYDLLYRRSIGDRNPDVGLFAMTEVRDIEPVGDAYALDCHQWQADESFVHESDVVILGTGYQRPIPDFLDPIEDAIAWDEQGRFGVTEDHRLALDVAGDVFLQNAELHTHGVGVPDLGLGCYRNTKFVNRLFGREVYPEDDDTVYQDFSVERFTERAPNSSRHSSRSGQRESESTPTPTQDD; encoded by the coding sequence ATGAGCGACCGAGACGAGACCGAGACGATTCACGACGTTCTGGGGGTCGGTCTCGGCCCGTTCAACCTCGGTCTGGCGGCGCTCCTCGACGGCGCGAATCGAGATGGGAATACCGAGACGGACACCGAGGTAGACGCGGTGTTCCTCGAACAGGACGAGGAGTTCGCGTGGCACGAGGGAATGCTAATCGAGGGGACCACCCTCGAAGTCCCCTTCCTCGCGGACCTCGTGACGATGGCGGACCCGACCAACCCCCACAGCTATCTCAACTACCTCCGGGAGCGGGACCGCCTCTACGAGTTTTACTTCTACGAGACCTTCCAGATTCCCCGCCGGGAGTACGACGACTACCTCCGGTGGGTCGCCGAGCGACTCGATTCCTGTCGGTTCAGTCGCCGGGTCGAGGAGGTCGAGTGGGACGACGAGGACTCCTGTTTCACGGTCACCGCCCGGAACCTCGACACCGACGAAAAGCTAACCTATCGCGCCCGGAACCTCGCGCTCGGCATCGGCAGTCAGCCTCACGTCCCCGAGGACCTGCGAGGCCACCCCGAGCAGGACGTGTTCCACACCTCCGGTTATCGGTCCCGGCGCGAGCGGTGTCTCGACGCCGACTCCGTCACGGTGGTCGGGTCGGGCCAGAGCGCGGCCGAGGTCTTTCAGGACCTGCTTGCCAACCAACCAGAGGGCGACTACCGACTCGATTGGCTCACGCGCTCCGACGGGTTCTTCCCGATGGAGTACTCCAAACTCGGGCTTCAGCACTTCACTCCCGAGTACGAGCAGTACGTCTACGACCTTCCGCAGGAGGTCAAAGACGACCTGATTCCGAATCAGGACCTGCTCTACAAGGGCGTGGACCCCGAGACGAGTGCGGAAATTTACGACCTCCTCTACCGGCGCTCCATCGGCGACCGAAATCCCGACGTGGGCCTGTTCGCCATGACCGAGGTCCGGGACATCGAACCGGTGGGTGACGCCTACGCCCTCGACTGCCACCAGTGGCAGGCCGACGAGTCCTTCGTCCACGAGAGCGACGTCGTGATTCTCGGCACGGGCTACCAGCGCCCGATTCCCGACTTCCTCGACCCAATCGAGGACGCCATCGCTTGGGACGAACAGGGTCGGTTCGGCGTGACCGAGGACCACCGCCTCGCTCTCGACGTGGCGGGCGACGTGTTCCTCCAGAACGCCGAACTCCACACCCACGGGGTCGGCGTCCCCGACCTCGGACTCGGTTGCTATCGCAACACCAAGTTCGTCAACCGGTTGTTCGGCCGCGAGGTCTACCCAGAGGACGACGACACGGTGTATCAGGACTTCTCGGTCGAGCGGTTCACCGAGCGCGCGCCGAACTCGTCTCGTCACTCCTCCCGTTCCGGCCAGCGCGAGAGCGAATCGACCCCGACGCCGACGCAGGACGACTGA
- the glnA2 gene encoding gamma-glutamylputrescine synthetase, whose amino-acid sequence MDTQTITEKCREDDVKLVRLLYVANDGVVHGHTVTRSQLADALESGIALPELVQSFNALGHRSKDAGFDAVGEVRLVPDRSTFRVLDHEENVAAVCCSMREIGDETPWTADPRSALAELVSEFEADDMVPSLALETEFLFYSSGDEDERVGHRGLYTTDSIRDFHEVIIDAIDALEAQGIEVKKHVAEYAAGKHELVTDHREGLEAVDDYVFLRETIPSVAASHDIETTFLPYPFDATTNGCHVHLSLWGDTNWFAPTDADEPLSPTGRHFVGGILDHMRGLLALTSPTVNSYARLQPQAGAAAYSCWGVGNREAAVRVPEVASDQRETATRIEFRPADNTANPYLAVLGILAAGRDGIRNETEPGPSLDADPANCDDELLEERGVRRLPTTLGEALDALADDDVLRDALGDRLFESYMTVKRKEWELFTDSAATWQREMFRQTF is encoded by the coding sequence ATGGACACACAGACTATCACGGAGAAGTGTAGGGAAGACGACGTGAAGCTCGTTCGACTGCTGTACGTCGCCAACGACGGCGTGGTTCACGGCCACACGGTCACGCGGTCCCAGTTAGCGGACGCGCTCGAATCAGGCATCGCACTGCCCGAACTGGTCCAGTCGTTCAACGCGCTCGGCCACCGAAGCAAGGACGCCGGCTTCGACGCCGTGGGCGAGGTTCGACTGGTGCCCGACCGTTCGACCTTCCGGGTCCTCGACCACGAGGAGAACGTCGCCGCGGTCTGCTGTTCGATGCGCGAGATAGGCGACGAGACGCCGTGGACGGCGGACCCGCGCTCGGCGCTAGCGGAACTCGTCTCGGAGTTCGAGGCCGACGACATGGTGCCGTCCCTCGCGCTGGAGACCGAATTCCTCTTTTACTCGTCGGGCGACGAGGACGAGCGAGTCGGACACAGAGGTCTCTACACCACCGACAGCATCCGGGACTTCCACGAGGTCATTATCGACGCCATCGACGCCCTCGAAGCGCAGGGCATCGAGGTCAAAAAGCACGTCGCGGAGTACGCGGCCGGCAAGCACGAACTCGTCACCGACCACCGCGAGGGCCTCGAAGCGGTGGACGATTACGTCTTCCTCCGGGAGACGATTCCGAGCGTCGCGGCGTCTCATGACATCGAAACGACCTTCCTCCCGTACCCCTTCGACGCGACGACGAACGGTTGCCACGTCCACCTCTCGCTGTGGGGCGACACCAACTGGTTCGCACCGACCGACGCCGACGAGCCATTGAGTCCGACGGGACGCCACTTCGTCGGCGGGATTCTCGACCACATGCGGGGCCTGCTCGCGCTCACCTCGCCGACCGTCAACTCCTATGCGCGCCTCCAACCACAGGCCGGGGCGGCGGCGTACAGTTGCTGGGGTGTCGGCAATCGGGAGGCGGCGGTTCGCGTGCCCGAGGTGGCGTCCGACCAGCGCGAGACGGCGACCCGAATCGAGTTCCGCCCCGCGGACAACACCGCGAACCCGTATCTGGCAGTACTGGGTATTCTGGCCGCGGGTCGGGACGGGATTCGGAACGAGACCGAACCCGGACCGTCACTCGACGCCGACCCCGCGAACTGCGACGACGAACTGCTGGAAGAACGAGGAGTTCGGCGGTTGCCGACGACGCTCGGGGAGGCCCTCGACGCGCTCGCTGACGACGACGTTCTCAGAGACGCGCTCGGGGACCGCCTGTTCGAGTCGTACATGACAGTCAAGCGGAAAGAGTGGGAGCTATTCACGGACAGCGCGGCGACGTGGCAACGAGAGATGTTCCGACAGACGTTCTGA
- a CDS encoding IucA/IucC family protein — translation MNGRETLTTALETERWTDVSHDLLAKMFEEFLYEELLDPTEAGTDGEWTRYRLDYGDVAYRFTAQSRPFDSYRVDADSIERREDDDWTPATDPVQYLLDAREALGVAPETASHLIREYNNTLVADAHIDARKEDATESLLDMDYAAVEGEMEGHPWFTINKGRIGFGYDDYRSYAPELKETQSLVWVAVNRERADFRSIEGLDYESLMHEQLGDAAASFEDTLRTEGHNPDDYYFLPVHQWQWDNTVAQLFAKDIAADDIVPLGTGPNTYLPQQSIRTLTNIDDPEKPHVKVPIRVLNTIVYRGLPGEQALSAPRVTEYVKSIRDDDAFLRDDCNLVLPGEIASLNYDHPEFSQIDDAPYQYHELLGSVWRESVEALVDDDEEVLTLSALMHRDTDGTPVVSKLADRAGSSIDEWLADCFDVLLPPLLHYLYRYGMVFMPHGTNTMLVLRDGQPTRLAIKDYVDEIAVSDEWLPELDRLPDGLYEHDEIIHQRPPEGLCQHIVGTLFVCVLRYVADLLNREEGYDEQRLWRQVRASIERYQSQFPELEERFELFDLFKPEFDKVCLNRNRMVEYGYDIDHEPPEVNAHGTVSNALADLEPAERGE, via the coding sequence ATGAACGGGAGAGAGACGCTGACGACCGCACTCGAAACGGAGCGATGGACCGACGTGAGCCACGACCTCCTCGCAAAGATGTTCGAGGAGTTCCTCTACGAGGAGTTACTCGACCCCACCGAGGCGGGAACCGACGGCGAGTGGACCCGGTACCGACTCGACTACGGCGACGTGGCCTACCGGTTCACAGCCCAGTCCCGACCGTTCGATAGCTACCGCGTCGATGCCGACAGCATCGAGCGCCGAGAGGACGACGACTGGACTCCCGCGACCGACCCGGTTCAGTACCTCCTCGACGCCAGAGAGGCCCTCGGCGTGGCCCCCGAGACGGCGAGCCACCTCATCCGAGAGTACAACAACACGCTGGTCGCGGACGCCCACATCGACGCTCGGAAGGAAGACGCGACCGAGAGCCTCCTCGACATGGACTACGCGGCCGTGGAGGGAGAGATGGAGGGCCACCCGTGGTTCACCATCAACAAGGGTCGCATCGGCTTCGGCTACGACGACTACCGGTCGTACGCGCCGGAACTCAAGGAAACCCAGTCGCTGGTCTGGGTCGCTGTCAATCGGGAGCGCGCCGACTTCCGGAGCATCGAAGGACTGGACTACGAGTCGCTGATGCACGAGCAGTTGGGCGACGCCGCGGCGTCGTTCGAGGACACCCTCCGGACCGAGGGCCACAATCCCGACGACTACTACTTCCTGCCGGTCCACCAGTGGCAGTGGGACAACACCGTCGCCCAACTGTTCGCCAAGGACATCGCCGCCGACGACATCGTTCCCCTCGGGACCGGCCCGAACACCTACCTCCCACAGCAGTCGATTCGGACGCTCACCAACATCGACGACCCCGAGAAGCCCCACGTCAAGGTCCCGATTCGGGTGCTGAACACCATCGTCTACCGCGGCCTGCCGGGCGAGCAGGCACTGTCTGCGCCCCGCGTCACGGAGTACGTCAAGTCGATTCGTGACGACGACGCTTTCCTCCGGGACGACTGCAATCTCGTACTGCCGGGCGAGATTGCCAGCCTCAACTACGACCACCCCGAGTTCTCGCAGATTGACGACGCGCCCTACCAGTACCACGAACTCCTCGGGTCGGTGTGGCGCGAGAGCGTCGAGGCCCTCGTGGACGACGACGAGGAGGTCCTGACCCTCTCGGCGCTCATGCACCGAGACACCGACGGGACGCCCGTCGTCTCGAAACTCGCCGACCGGGCCGGGTCGTCCATCGACGAGTGGCTGGCCGACTGTTTCGACGTGCTCCTCCCGCCCCTGCTCCACTACCTCTATCGCTACGGAATGGTGTTCATGCCCCACGGGACGAACACGATGCTCGTCCTGCGGGACGGCCAGCCGACCCGCCTCGCAATCAAGGACTACGTGGACGAAATCGCGGTCAGCGACGAGTGGCTTCCGGAACTCGACCGACTCCCCGACGGCCTGTACGAACACGACGAAATCATCCACCAGCGACCGCCCGAGGGGCTGTGCCAGCACATCGTCGGGACGCTGTTCGTCTGCGTCCTCCGGTACGTCGCCGACCTGTTGAACCGCGAGGAGGGCTACGACGAACAGCGCCTCTGGCGGCAGGTCCGGGCCAGCATCGAACGCTACCAGTCCCAGTTCCCGGAACTCGAAGAACGCTTCGAGTTGTTCGACCTGTTCAAGCCGGAGTTCGACAAGGTGTGTCTCAACCGCAACCGGATGGTCGAGTACGGCTACGACATCGACCACGAACCGCCCGAGGTCAACGCCCACGGGACTGTCTCGAACGCGCTGGCGGACCTCGAACCCGCCGAGCGCGGGGAGTGA
- a CDS encoding HpcH/HpaI aldolase family protein: protein MTIPEQRNRLADLRATDEVYLGAGVETASERLIEVYGKLGLDWVWVDLEHKNGSPLDAPDLERLVRSAQCGGTELVVRLPNGEPSTIRKVLDTGVRNVVVPRVETAGEVERAVRAARFEYDGEPGDRGLSQGRASGYGAAFGGDRPYHEVEDENVQVGVLVENRTAVENVEEIAAVPELGFVFPGPGDLGVSMGRTHEYDDPEVRALVERVRETCVEHGVPLLGFQNSNFAGPEEVREATDRGYRLVSLGDEFTFVAEAVEERIGWVDESGGP from the coding sequence GTGACCATACCGGAACAGCGCAACCGACTCGCGGACCTCCGAGCGACCGACGAGGTGTATCTGGGCGCGGGAGTCGAAACCGCCTCGGAACGCCTGATAGAGGTGTACGGAAAGCTCGGTCTCGACTGGGTGTGGGTGGACTTGGAACACAAGAACGGGAGTCCGCTCGACGCGCCCGACTTGGAGCGACTGGTCCGGTCCGCCCAGTGCGGCGGGACCGAACTCGTCGTCCGGCTTCCGAACGGGGAACCGTCCACGATACGGAAGGTCCTCGACACAGGGGTCCGAAACGTCGTCGTCCCGCGAGTCGAGACGGCCGGCGAAGTCGAGCGCGCCGTCCGCGCGGCCCGGTTCGAGTACGACGGCGAACCCGGAGACCGAGGACTCTCGCAGGGACGAGCCAGCGGCTACGGGGCGGCGTTCGGCGGCGACCGGCCGTATCACGAGGTCGAGGACGAGAACGTGCAAGTCGGCGTCCTCGTGGAGAACCGGACCGCGGTCGAGAACGTCGAGGAGATTGCCGCCGTTCCGGAACTCGGGTTCGTCTTTCCGGGACCGGGCGACCTCGGCGTCTCGATGGGCCGAACCCACGAGTACGACGACCCCGAGGTGCGGGCGCTGGTCGAGCGTGTCAGAGAGACGTGCGTCGAACACGGCGTCCCCCTGCTGGGGTTCCAGAACAGTAACTTCGCGGGACCTGAGGAGGTCCGCGAGGCGACCGACCGCGGGTATCGACTCGTGAGTCTGGGCGACGAATTCACGTTCGTCGCGGAAGCGGTCGAGGAGCGAATCGGTTGGGTCGACGAGTCCGGCGGTCCGTGA
- a CDS encoding ABC transporter ATP-binding protein, with protein sequence MSTYSDSEDTAEEQASRQVFDGGDADHESKQASVLHAEDLALGYPTTEEPVVECNRIDVPEGEITALVGPNGSGKSTLLKALSDHLEPDEGSVVLDGRSIQEYDDKELARELGLLSQENDAPGSITVEDLVYHGRYPYRGFFDSATDDDREAVERAIDLAGVEDIRDEEVGNLSGGQKQLAWIAMVLAQDTDVLLLDEPTTFLDLHHQLRVMEVVRKLNEEEGVTVAVVLHDIAQAARFADYLVALDDGEPYDWGPPREVVTEQLLADVFNVDAAVTYTPDPEIIPKQSL encoded by the coding sequence ATGTCCACGTACTCTGATTCGGAAGACACGGCCGAGGAGCAAGCGAGCAGACAGGTGTTCGACGGCGGAGACGCCGACCACGAGTCGAAGCAAGCGAGCGTCCTCCACGCCGAGGACCTCGCGCTCGGGTATCCCACCACCGAGGAGCCGGTGGTGGAGTGCAACCGCATCGACGTGCCCGAGGGCGAGATTACCGCGCTGGTCGGACCGAACGGGTCGGGCAAGTCCACGCTGTTGAAGGCGCTCTCGGACCACCTCGAACCCGACGAGGGGTCGGTCGTCCTCGACGGGCGGTCGATTCAGGAGTACGACGACAAGGAGTTAGCCCGCGAACTCGGCCTGCTCTCCCAAGAGAACGACGCGCCGGGGAGCATCACGGTCGAGGACTTGGTGTATCACGGTCGCTACCCGTATCGGGGTTTCTTCGACTCGGCGACCGACGACGACCGCGAGGCTGTCGAGCGCGCTATCGACCTCGCGGGCGTCGAGGACATCCGCGACGAGGAGGTCGGCAACCTCAGCGGCGGCCAGAAGCAACTGGCGTGGATTGCGATGGTCCTCGCACAGGACACCGACGTTCTCCTGCTGGACGAACCGACCACCTTCCTCGACTTGCACCACCAACTGCGGGTGATGGAGGTCGTCAGGAAACTCAACGAGGAGGAGGGCGTCACGGTCGCCGTCGTCCTCCACGACATCGCGCAGGCGGCGCGGTTCGCCGACTACCTCGTCGCGCTGGACGACGGCGAACCCTACGACTGGGGACCGCCCCGAGAGGTCGTGACCGAGCAACTGCTCGCCGACGTGTTCAACGTGGACGCCGCGGTCACCTACACTCCCGACCCCGAAATCATCCCGAAGCAGTCGCTGTAG
- a CDS encoding ABC transporter substrate-binding protein encodes MADEADGLTRRDYVTYGGAVIGGGLLAGCSGDRGSESTTTDAADTTTTTTEAETQTTTEESTYSATMEPVGTLELESVPENFVGGWGFTADVMTALGQSDKIVAAEGPEFWFTGFYDKLPGVSAPDPDSLDRVLTEDWSVRKEFLYELDPDLLASDPNRYISYYGSDESEVEEIHDNIAPFFGNVSRRQRGEGWPNWPDGESYPYYSIPEFVSSYGDVFQVSDRATALNEFYRTAMDEMRSRVPSQSDKPTVGVLNARNNPETADGFTVYNPHTGLEKTYGKKQYRDMEVRDAFEGEYGGQSSVTLGYEGLLEVDPDIIVLHFAVNYRDWKGKDATQATVEELRSSSLGQELTAVQEDNLYIGGTPYQGPIINLFQTEMLGKQLYPDEFGEWPGDVTDDTLPDIPADEQLFDREELAGIVTGN; translated from the coding sequence ATGGCCGACGAAGCGGACGGACTGACACGACGCGACTACGTAACGTACGGCGGAGCAGTCATCGGCGGCGGTCTGTTGGCCGGTTGTTCGGGAGACCGCGGTTCCGAATCGACCACGACGGACGCGGCCGACACCACCACAACCACCACCGAGGCCGAAACCCAGACGACCACCGAGGAGTCCACCTACTCGGCGACGATGGAACCGGTCGGGACGCTCGAACTCGAATCCGTTCCCGAGAACTTCGTCGGTGGATGGGGCTTCACGGCGGACGTCATGACCGCCCTCGGCCAGAGCGACAAAATCGTCGCGGCCGAAGGCCCGGAGTTCTGGTTTACCGGATTCTACGACAAACTCCCCGGCGTCTCCGCCCCCGACCCGGACTCGCTCGACCGGGTGCTGACCGAGGACTGGTCGGTGCGAAAGGAGTTCCTGTACGAACTCGACCCGGACCTGTTGGCGAGCGACCCGAACCGGTACATCTCCTACTACGGAAGCGACGAGAGCGAAGTCGAGGAGATTCACGACAACATCGCCCCATTCTTCGGGAACGTAAGCCGTCGTCAGCGCGGTGAGGGGTGGCCCAACTGGCCCGACGGGGAGTCGTATCCCTACTACTCCATCCCGGAGTTCGTCAGTAGCTACGGCGACGTGTTTCAGGTGTCCGACCGGGCGACGGCGCTCAACGAGTTCTACCGAACCGCCATGGACGAGATGCGTTCGCGGGTCCCCTCCCAGTCCGACAAACCGACCGTCGGCGTGCTGAACGCCCGGAACAACCCCGAGACGGCGGACGGGTTCACCGTCTACAATCCCCACACGGGTCTGGAGAAGACCTACGGCAAGAAGCAGTACCGGGACATGGAGGTCCGGGACGCGTTCGAGGGAGAGTACGGCGGCCAGTCGAGCGTGACCCTCGGGTACGAAGGCCTGCTGGAGGTTGACCCCGACATCATCGTCCTCCACTTCGCGGTCAACTACCGCGACTGGAAGGGCAAGGACGCCACGCAGGCGACCGTCGAGGAGTTGCGAAGCAGTTCGCTGGGACAGGAACTCACCGCGGTCCAAGAAGACAACCTCTACATCGGCGGCACGCCCTATCAGGGTCCCATCATCAACCTGTTCCAGACGGAGATGCTGGGCAAGCAACTCTACCCCGACGAGTTCGGCGAGTGGCCGGGCGACGTGACCGACGACACGCTTCCCGACATCCCCGCCGACGAACAGTTATTCGACCGTGAGGAGCTTGCGGGAATCGTCACGGGCAACTGA